In the genome of Bradyrhizobium ottawaense, the window GCATTGCGCTGCTGGGTGCCAACGGCAACGGCAAGTCGACGCTGGTCAAGCTGCTCGCCGGAAGGCTTGCGCCGTTCTCCGGCAAGGTGACGCGCGCGGACAAGCTGTCGATCGCCTATTTTGCGCAGCACCAGCTCGACGAGCTCAACGTGGACGCGTCCGCCTATGACCACGTCCGCAAGCTGATGGGCGACGCGCCCGAAGCAAAGGTGCGCGCGCGCGCCGGCGCGATCGGCTTCTCCGGCAAGGCAGCCGACACCAAGGTGGCCAAACTGTCGGGCGGCGAGAAGGCGCGGCTGCTGCTCGGCCTTGCGACCTTCTTCGGCCCCAACATGATCATCCTGGACGAGCCGACCAACCATCTCGACATCGACAGCCGCGCCGCGCTTGCCGAAGCCATCAACGAATTCCCCGGCGCCGTCATCATGGTCTCGCACGATCGCTACCTGATCGAAGCCTGCGCCGACCGGCTCTGGATCGTCGCCGACCGCACCGTCACCAATTACGACGGCGACCTCGACGAATATCGCCGCCTGGTGCTGTCCGCGCGCAACGGCGAGCCGGCACCGCGCGAGCGCAGTGTGCCAAGCGAAAAGCCGCAGCGCGCGCGGCCCGACAATCGCGGCTCGCTGAAGAAGCGCATCACCGAGGCCGAAGCCGAGATCGCCCGCGTCAGCGACATCATCACCAAGATCGACACGGCCCTCGCTTTGCCCGACATTTTTACGCGCGATCCCAAGCAGGCCGCGCAGCTGTCAAAGGCGCGCGCCAATGCCGCCGATGCGCTGGCGCGCGCGGAGGAGCAGTGGCTCGAGGCGAGCACGCAGTTCGACGAAGCGGCGGGCTGAATCCAAATCTGGAAAACAACCCCATGCACAGGAGCGGTAGTTAATCACCCTGCCTTAGTGGCTCACCAAGCTACTCTCATGGGATTGTCCGCTCAGTCCGCGAACTGCCCGGCCGCCTTGATGATCGGGGCCCAGCGGTCGACTTCGCTCGTCAGCATCGCGCCCAGCGCCTCGGGCGTCGCCTTGTCCTGCGGCACGGGCTCGGTGTTGATGTCGTTGAACCGGGCGATCAGCGCCGGATCCTTGAGCGCCGTCTGCAGCGCGGCCGTCAGCTTCTGCACGACCGCGGGCGGAGTGCCCTTGGGAGCATAGAGGCCATGCCAGACGCCGAGCTCGAATCCCTTGAGGCCCGCCTCATCGGCCGTCGGCAGATCGGGCAGACTCTTCAGCCGCTCCTTTGTTGTGATCGCATAGGCCTTGACCTGCTTGGCCGTGATCGGCCCGGTGGTGTTGGTCGCCTGGTCGCAGGTGAGATCGATCTGCTTGCCGAGCAGATCGTTCATGATCGGACCGTTGCCCTTGTAAGGCACCGTGGTGAGCTGCTTCTGGATCGCCGTCATGAACAGCATGCCGCAGAGATGCGATGCCGCACCTAACCCGGCATTGGCGTAAGTCAGCTTGTCGCCCTGCTGCTGGGCGTAGGCGACCAATTCCTTGAGCGTGTTGGCCGGAAAATCCGGACGCGCAATGATGGTCATCGGTGCATTGGTCACGAGGCCGATCGGCGCAAACGCCGTCTTCGTGTCATAGCTGAGATTGCGATACAGCGTCGCGGCGGTCGAGATGCCGACGTGATGGATCAGCAGCGTGTAGCCGTCGGGCTGGGCGCGCGCGGCGCGGGTCGTGCCGATGGTGCCGCCGGCGCCGGTCGCGTTCTCGACGACGATTTGCTGTCCCAGCGACTTCCCCATACCTGCGGCCGTCAGGCGCGCGATGGTGTCGGTCGGCCCGCCCGCCGCGAATGGAACCAGCATGGTGATGGGCCTCGTCGGATAGTCCTGGGCAACGGCCGCGCCGAGCGGCAGAAGCAGAGCCGATACGAGGGCAATCGAGAACCGCATAGTCTCCTCCAGATTTTTATTGCTCCATATGAGCGCATTCCTGGCCGCAAGACCATCAGGAAAGCGACCCATCAGAAGCGTGCAGCAATTGTTCGGCCGCAGCGGCGTTCCGGGAACATGTCGCGAAGAGCTGCCCGTCAATTCCGCCTGCTCGCCGTGCGCTAGGTCTGGCTCTCTGTCTCGCTCTCGAGCCTCGTTCGCAGGTCCGCGACGATGCGATGAACGGTTTGCAGGTCCTTGACCGGAAGCCCCTCCGAAAGGCCGTTGACCCACGGCGCCTGCAAAGCCATGGCGGCATCGAAAGCATGCCGCCCCTTGTCGGTCAGGACGACAAGCTGCGCTCGGCGGTGATGCGGATTGGCCTCGAAAGCAACGAGGCCTTCCGCGTGCAGATCATTGACGATCCGCTGCACGTTCTGGCGATTGGCACCCAGATCGCGGGCAAGCCAAGCCACCGGCTGGGGGCGCTCCGCATGCACGATGGCGCCGAGAATCTGCCAGCGAGCGCTCGTGAGCCCGAGCCGGGCCACCAAGCGGTCCCCTGCGGTCAGGAGCAGGCTGTTCAGCCGGAACAGGTCAAGCACGAGGTTCGACAGAGCATCACCGGCCGGCGTTCGCAAGGATTTCGGCATCCGTCACCATAAACTGTTATTGACATCATGATGTCAAGTAATTACTTACGTATAGTACCACATTGACACCATATTGCCATATCGAACGGAGCCTGCCATGGCGCACCTACGCCCTCTGGACCCTAACTTTCCCATTGAACGTCAGCTTGGCATCGACACCAGCCCCGCAGTGCTGGTGAATGTGTTCACGCTCGACAAGACCGACGAGCAGAGCTTCCTCCAGGTTTGGCAGGACGATGCAGCCTTCATGAAGCGGCAGCCGGGCTTCATTGCCACCCAGCTTCACCGCGCAATCGGCGATAGTCCGACATATCTGAACTATGCCGTCTGGGAATCGACTGCCCACTTCCGGGCCGCGTTCACACATCCTGAGTTCAGATCGAAGATCGCAGCCTATCCCTCCTCCGCCGTCGCCTCTCCGCACCTGTTCGAGAAGGTCGCCGTGCCCGGCATCTGCGTCGCGTAGCTCGCCTTAAAGAACAGCAGGACCCGATGACCAAGATCATTCATCCCGTCGCGGGCGTGGTCGCGCTGACGACCATTGCGACCTTCTGGCTTTCCACGGCTCTCTCCGAGCTATTCGCGTCACACGCGAGCGTAACCCTGGTGAAGACAGCCATCCCCTGGGGCTTCCTGTTGCTGGTTCCGGCGCTGGCGGTGACGGGAGGTTCGGGTTTCTTTCTGGCAAAGGGACGGCGCGCTGGCCTGATCGGCGCGAAGATCAAGCGCATGCCGTTCATCGCGGGCAACGGCATCCTCGTTCTCATTCCCGCCGCCTTGTTTCTTGCCTCCAAGGCAAACGCCGCGGAGTTCGACACCACGTTCTACACAGTGCAGACTCTCGAATTGTTTGCCGGCGCGACGAACATCGGTCTTCTCGGCCTCAATATGCGTGACGGCTTCAAGATGAAGGGCCGCTTGCGCGCTCCCCAACCCGATCGCTTCGACACCAAGCCGATGCTCTGAGGTTCGCGCGCGAAGCGGACTTCCGATCGGGGCCGCCCACGCTCGCCCGTGTCCTTCAGAAGCACGGCATCGATGGCGTCATTTGAGCGGACGGCGATCTATGGAGCAGTACAATAACTTCTCCGATGCGCGCAGCCGATCCGTTGTGGTGCCGGCGATCCGCGCTTACGCGTGCTTCTTCGGCTTTGGCTTGGTCGCCCTCGGCACCGGTTGCGGATCGGGGTTGCCCTCGATTGACGACAGACGTCCAGCCGTGAACGTGTAGATGCCGGCGCGCGGTCCCGTGGCCCAGGTGACGACGGCAACGCGGCGGCCGACGGCATCATTGGAGAGATTGACGTTCGATGGCGCGCCGATGCCGCGCACCACGTCGCATTCGGTGTGGCCGAGCGCGACCGTGCCGCCCGTCGGCGCCGGTGCCGTCGTCGATGCATTGGCATCGGCCGGCCCGGGAGGCGGCGCCATGCCGGGACAGCCGCCGTCGGCGCTGACGAGATCCTCAGCTCCGACCGCCTTGTCGGGGGTCAGCGGCGGGGATTCGATCGAGATGTTCTTGATGAAGAGACGGCTGGGCGTGTTGAACCATTGTGCGTCCTTGGACAGCAGATCGGTCCCCGAGCAGCCCGCGACCAGCGGTGCTACGGCAGCCAACGCAACTATGAGCGACTTGGGAAGCTTTTGATGTCGCACGATAAACCAAATTCCCCGCGTGAAGGACCAGCCCTAAGCGATTGTCCCAACATCACTTTGCGGCACGAAGGTGACAAAAGCCAGCATCGCCCGAAAAGTGCAAATTATCATTAATTGCGAAGGACCCCTAATTCCGACGCTGCCATCGGCCCCGCTCGTCGGCCTGCCAATAGGTGACATCAAATCCCCGCTCCTTGCAATCCGTCCAGGCGCTGCGGGCGAGCGCGAGTGCGTCCGGATCGTCGCCGTTGAACAGCAGCACCATTCGCGCATAGCCCTGCGCGTCCTGCGGCAGGGCGGCATTGTCGACCAGGAAGCGGACATGGGCGCCGTTGGGATTGCCCTCCTCGATCGCCAGCACGATCGGCTGATCGGCGGCATCGTTCACGCGCCATGTCGCGTGCGGCAGGAAGGAATCGTCGCGATAGGTCCATAGATGCGCGTCGAGCGCATCGGCGCGCTCTTCCGAGGTCGACTGCACCACGACGCGCCAGCCGCGCTCGAGCGATTTCTCGAGAAGCGGCGGCAACACGTTCTCCACCGTCATGTTTTGCAGATGATAGAACAGGACTTCGGTCATCTCAGGTCATTTGCGCTCGTAATGGTCGGCGACCAGGCGATCGAGCAGGCGGACGCCATAGCCGCTTGCCCAGCTCTGGTTGATGTCGGTCTTCGGCGCGCCCATGGCGGTGCCGGCGATGTCGAGATGGGCCCAGGGCGTGCCGTCGACGAAACGCTGCAGGAACTGCGCCGCGGTGATCGAGCCGCCATGGCGGCCGCCGGTGTTCTTCATGTCAGCGAACTGGGAATCGATCAGCTTGTCGTATTCGGGACCGAGCGGCATGCGCCAGACCTTGTCCCCGCTCTCGATGCCGGCCGCCAGCAGGCGTTCGGCGAGTTCGTCATTGTTGGAGAACATGCCGGCGTGCTCGGTGCCGAGCGCGACCACGACCGCACCGGTCAGCGTCGCCAGATCCACCATGAATTTCGGCTTCACCTTCTTGGCGACGTACCAGAGCACGTCGGCCAGCACGAGCCGGCCCTCCGCGTCGGTGTTGATGATCTCGATGGTCTGGCCCGACATCGAGGTCACGATGTCGCCCGGCCGCTGCGCGTTGCCGTCGGGCATGTTCTCGACGAGGCCGATGGCGCCGACCACGTTGACCTTGGCCTTGCGCGCGGCAAGCGCGTGCATCAGGCCGACGACGCAGGCCGCGCCCCCCATGTCGCCCTTCATATCCTCCATGCTGCCGGCCGGCTTGATCGAGATGCCGCCGGTGTCGAAGCAGACGCCCTTGCCGACGAAGCTCACCGGCGCCTCGCCCTTCTTGCCGCCGTCCCAGCGCATGATCACGGTGCGGCTCGGCCGCGCCGAGCCCTGGCCGACGCCGAGCAGCGCGCCCATGCCGAGCTTCTGCATCGCCTTGACGTCGAGCACCTCGACCTTGACGCCGAGCTTGCGGAGCTGACTGGCGCGGCGCGCGAATTCCTCGGGGAAGAGCACGTTCGGCGGTTCGTTGACGAGATCGCGCGCGATGATCACGCCGTCGACGACGTGGCCGGCCGAGGCAAACGCCTTCTTCGCGGCAGCGGCATCGCCGACAGCAAGCGTGATGTCGGCGCGCGAACCGCCCTCCTCGCCGTCCTTCTTCTTGGTCTTGTAGCGGTCGAACTTGTAGGCGCGCAGGCGCAGGCCCGAGGCGATCGCAACCGCCTGCTCGCTCGTCATGGCACCACTTGGCAGTTCCGCCATGATGGTCATGGCGGCCGCCCCGGCGGCAAGCTTGCCCGCCGCCACACCGCCGAATTTGAGGAAATCGTTCGCCTTCAGGCCGGCCGCCTTGCCGGCGCCGATCACGAGCAGACGGGTGGCCTTCACTCCTTCCGGCGCCAGGATGTCGAGCGCAGCTCCGGTCTTGCCCTTGAAGGCGGCGGCGATGGCCGCACGCTTCACGAGTTCGATAGCGCCGCCCAGGGCTTTGGCCGTCGCCGGACCGACCTTCAGACTGTCGTCGCAAAACACGACCAGGATGCCACGGGCGGCGGCAGACAACGGGACAAAGCCGACCTTGATGGCATCGGACATGGGTAACTCCTTCAAAAATCTTGGTCTTTTTGCTGGTCACGGTTCCTGGCCAGGGCCGGACCTGAACGGCGATTCACTAAGCCTCCCGCACTATGGGCCAGCGCCCCGGCAGATGCCAAGCACCCCCCGTGGCCTCAAGGCCACAACGAGGGAAATATTAACCATATTATGAGGGTGCCACGGGGCAGCCATTTTGTTGACGGATCAAAGGGATGGTAGTGAGAGAGTGAGCTGGCGGAAGAGGCGCTCGCCAACCTTGGGGATCCCCCGATCGGGGATTGGTTGGACAGCGGAGTTTCGGGCCGACATTGGGGACTTGGTGGGATTCGTGCGGTAGCGCATGGGGTCGATCGATAGGTATATCTTCCGCACGACGCTGGCGTCGTTTGCGCTGATCCTGGTCAGCCTCACCGGCGTGATCTGGATTACGCAGGCGTTGCGCGGCATCGACCTGATGACGAGCCAGGGACAGACCATCCTCACCTTCCTGGGCATCACCAGCCTCGTCGTGCCGGCCCTGGTCCTGATCATCTCGCCGATCGCGCTGATGATCGCGATCTCGCACACGCTGAACAAGCTCGCGACCGATTCCGAGATCATCGTGATGAATGCCGCCGGCCTGTCGCCGTTCCGGCTGTTCTATCCGTTCTTCTACGCCACCTGCGTGGTGGCGCTGCTGGTTGCCTTCATCGCGGCCTATCTCGCCCCCGACGGCATGCGGCGGATCAAGCAGTGGGATGCCGAGATCACCGCGGACGTGCTCACCAACATCCTGCAGCCCGGCCGCTTCGCCCAGCTCGACAAGAACCTCACGATCCGGATTCGCGAACGCCAGCCCGGCGGCATCCTTGCCGGCATCTTCATCGACGACCGCCGCGATCCCAACGAGCGCGTCTCGATCGTCGCCGAGCACGGCGAGGTCGTGAAGAACGAGACCGGCTCGTTCCTGGTGTTGGAGACCGGCAATCTCCAGCGCTTCGAGGCGGGCAAGCGCGATCCCGCGCTGGTGGCGTTCGGCCGCTACGGCTTCGACATGTCGAAGTTCTCCAACCAGGGCCGCGACGTCACCCTCGGCATCCGCGAGCGCTATCTCTGGGAGCTGCTCGCGCCGTCCGACAACGACCCCGTCTACAAGCAGATTCCCGGCCAGTTCCGCTCGGCCCTGCATGACAGCCTGCTCGCGCCGATCTATCCCTTCGCCTTCGCCGTGCTGACCTTCGCCTTCCTCGGTGCGCCCCGCACCACCCGCCAGAGCCGTAATTTCTCGATCGGCACTTCGGTCGTTGCGGTGTTCGGCCTGCGCATGGCCGGCTTTGCCTGCTCGGTCATGGCGGTGAAGTCGCCGAGCCCGGTGCTGGTGCAATATGCGATGGTCATGGGCGCCATCGGCGTCGGGCTGTGGATGATCATCCGCGGCGTCGTGGTCGAGCCGCCCCCTGGCCTCATGGAGGCCATCAACAGGTCGAACGCGCGCATCGCGCAGCTGTTCGGACGGCCAGCCACCGCATGAGCATGCTCACCAACACACTCGGACGCTATTTCGCCGGCCGCTTCGTGGTCGCGGCGCTCGGCGTGTTCGCGGGCATTTTCCTGCTGCTGGTGCTGGTCGACTACATCGAGATGGTGCGCAAGACCTCGGGGCTGGCGTCCGCCTCGGCGCTCATGGTGGCCGAGACCTCGCTGTTCAGGGTGCCGCAACTGCTGGAGAAGCTGACGCCGTTCTGCATGCTGATCGGCGCCATGACCTGTTATCTCGCCCTCTCCCGCCGGCTCGAGCTCGTGGTTGCGCGCGCCGCCGGCATCTCCGCATGGCAGTTCATTTCACCGGCGCTCGGCAGCGCGCTCCTGATCGGGGTGATCGCAACCGTCGCCTACAATCCGATGTCGGCGAATCTGCGTGAGCTCTCCAAGCGCATGGAAGCCGAGTTGTTCGGCTCGGCGCCCGGCGGCGGCATCCAGGACGCTTCCGGCTTCTGGCTCAATCAGGTGACCAGCGACGGCCAGACCATCATCAACGCCGCGCGCAGCGAGCAGCAGGGCGTTCGACTCACCGGCCTGACGCTGTTCCGCTTTGACACAGACAGTCACTTCAAGGAGCGGATCGAGGCGCGCGAGGCGACACTGGAGTCCGGCCACTGGCTGTTCAAATCCGTTCGCCGCTTCTCGCTGGACTCCCCGCCGATCGACCAGGCCACCATGGAGATTCCAACGACGCTCACCGAGGCGCAGGTCCGCAACAGCTTTTCCACCCCCGAGACTGTGTCCTTTTGGCAACTACCGAGCTACATCCGCTCATCCGAGAGCTCAGGCTTCGCGACAGCCGGATACCGACTCCAGTATCAGAAGCTTCTGGCACAGCCGTTTTTGCTTGCGGCCATGGTGATGCTCGCGGCCTCCGTGTCGTTGCGCTTCTTCCGGATGGGCGGCGTGCAGAAGATGGTTTTGAGTGGCGTGGGCGCAGGCTTTCTGCTCTACGTTCTGTCGAAAGTGACTGAAGACTTGAGCAAGGCTGAGTTGATGCATCCGATCGCTGCGGCGTGGTTGCCCGTGGTGGTGGGCGGCCTCACCGGCTTTTTGGCCTTGTTGTACCAGGAGGACGGTTAGTGACTGCCGTCCATCGAGGACCCGTGTCTCGTTTGACGCGCCGCATCGTGATGCGCGCGAACGGGTTCGGCTTGTCTCTTCGCAGGCTCATGATGGCTGTGGCTGCCGTGGCATCGCTCGGCGCGCTGATCGACGTTGCTGCCGTGGCCCCCGCCTCGGCCCAGAGCTTCACCTATAATCCGCTGCCGCCGCGTCCGAAGCCGCCGAAGGCCGCCAACGACAACCAGATGCTGGTTCAGGCGACCGAGGTCGACTACGACTACAACAATTCACGCGTCTCCGCGGTCGGTAACGTTCAGCTGTTCTACAACGGCACCAGCGTCGAGGCCGACAAGGTCATCTACGACCAGAAGACCAAGCGGCTGCATGCCGAAGGCAACATCCGCATGACGGATGCCGACGGCAAGATCACCTATGCCGAGATCATGGATCTCTCCGACGATTACCGCGACGGTTTCGTCGATTCGCTGCGTGTGGACACGGCCGACCAGACCCGCATGGCCGCGAGCCGCGCCGACCGCTCCAGCGGCAACTACACAGTGTTCGAGAACGGCGTCTACACGGCCTGCGCGCCGTGTAAGGACGATCCGAAGAAGCCGCCGCTGTGGCAGGTCAAGGGTGCGCGCATCATCCATGACCAGCAGGAGAAGATGCTGTATTTCGAGACGGCGCAGATCGAATTCTTCGGTGTGCCGCTCGCTTACATGCCCTATTTCTCGACGCCCGACCCGACCGTGAAGCGCAAGAGCGGCTTCCTGATGCCGGGCTATGTTTCCGGCACGACGAACACGGGCTATGGCGTCGAGGTTCCCTATTATTGGGCGATCGCGCCCGACATGGACGCGACCATCAACCCCCGCTTCTTGTCGCGGCAAGGCGTGCTGCTGCAGGGAGAATTCCGGCAGCGCCTGATCGACGGCGCCTACCAGATCCGCGCCTATGGCATCGACCAGCTCGATCCCGGCGCGTTCTCCGGGCAGCCGGGCGACAAGCAGTTCCGCGGCGCCGTCGACACCAAGGGTCAGTTCGCGCTGAACGACAAATGGGTCTGGGGTTGGGACGGCGTCCTGATGTCCGACTACTATTTCTTCTCGGACTACCGGCTCTACCAGTACCGCGATCCGCTCGGCTCGTTCCTGCTGCTGCCGACGGAGGCGCTGTCGCAGCTCTATCTGACCGGCGTCGGCAACCGCAGCTTCTTCGACGCGCGCACGATGTACTGGCTGAGCTATTCGGGTAACCAGAGCCAGGTGCCGATCGTCTATCCGGTGATCGACTACGCCAACGTGCTCAACTATCCGGTGTTCGGCGGCGAGTTCAGCTACAAGACCAATTTCGTGAACCTGTCGCGTGACCAGGCGGTGTTCGATCCGATCACCACGATCGCGAACACCAACAGCCTGTGCACGACGGCGTCGGCCGATCCGCTCGCCCGCACGCCGTCGCAGTGCCTGCTGCGCGGCTTCCCCGGCACCTACACCCGCCTCACGGCCGAGGCGCAGTGGCGCAAATCCTTCACCGATCCGCTCGGCCAGATCTGGACGCCGTTCGCCAGCCTGCGCGCCGACGCGATCAACTCCTCGGTCTCCAACCAGCCGGGCGTGTCGAACTATCTTCCCGTCGGCGACACCCAGGCGTTCCGCCTGATGCCGACCGTGGGCCTGGAATACCGCTACCCCTTCATCAACGTTCAGCCCTGGGGCTCGACCACCGTCGAGCCGATCGCGCAGATCATCATCCGGCCGAACGAGACCTATGCCGGCAAGCTCCCGAACGAGGACGCCCAGAGCATGGTGTTCGACGCCTCGAACCTGTTCAGCGTCGACAAGTTCTCCGGCTACGACCGCGTCGAGGGTGGCGGCCGCGCCAATGTCGGCGTGCAGTCCACCACGCAGTTCGACAAGGGCGGCGCCGTCAAGGCCCTGTTCGGCCAGTCCTACCAGCTGTTCGGCATGAACTCCTTCGCGGTCCAGGACCCCATCAATACCGGCCTCAATTCCGGCCTGGACAAGCCGCGTTCCGATTACGTCGCGAGCGCCAGCTACTCGCCCAACAGCACCTACACGTTCAGCGTTCGCTCCCGCATGGACGAGCAGACCTGGAACGTGCAGCGCTTCGAGGCGGAAGGCCGCGCCAACTTCAATCGCTGGGCGGTCAGCGTGCTGTACGGCAATTACGCGGCGCAGCCGGAGCTCGGCTATCTGACCCGCCGCGAGGGCATCCTGACCTCGGGCTCCATAAAGCTCGCGACCAACTGGGTGGTGTCGGGCTCGGCGCGGTGGGACCTCGAGGCCAACAAGATCAACCAGTATGTGCTCGGTGCCGGCTATGTCGACGATTGCTTCGTGCTGGCGGCGAA includes:
- a CDS encoding tripartite tricarboxylate transporter substrate-binding protein, encoding MRFSIALVSALLLPLGAAVAQDYPTRPITMLVPFAAGGPTDTIARLTAAGMGKSLGQQIVVENATGAGGTIGTTRAARAQPDGYTLLIHHVGISTAATLYRNLSYDTKTAFAPIGLVTNAPMTIIARPDFPANTLKELVAYAQQQGDKLTYANAGLGAASHLCGMLFMTAIQKQLTTVPYKGNGPIMNDLLGKQIDLTCDQATNTTGPITAKQVKAYAITTKERLKSLPDLPTADEAGLKGFELGVWHGLYAPKGTPPAVVQKLTAALQTALKDPALIARFNDINTEPVPQDKATPEALGAMLTSEVDRWAPIIKAAGQFAD
- a CDS encoding MarR family winged helix-turn-helix transcriptional regulator, with product MPKSLRTPAGDALSNLVLDLFRLNSLLLTAGDRLVARLGLTSARWQILGAIVHAERPQPVAWLARDLGANRQNVQRIVNDLHAEGLVAFEANPHHRRAQLVVLTDKGRHAFDAAMALQAPWVNGLSEGLPVKDLQTVHRIVADLRTRLESETESQT
- a CDS encoding antibiotic biosynthesis monooxygenase family protein, whose protein sequence is MAHLRPLDPNFPIERQLGIDTSPAVLVNVFTLDKTDEQSFLQVWQDDAAFMKRQPGFIATQLHRAIGDSPTYLNYAVWESTAHFRAAFTHPEFRSKIAAYPSSAVASPHLFEKVAVPGICVA
- a CDS encoding DNA polymerase III subunit chi, with amino-acid sequence MTEVLFYHLQNMTVENVLPPLLEKSLERGWRVVVQSTSEERADALDAHLWTYRDDSFLPHATWRVNDAADQPIVLAIEEGNPNGAHVRFLVDNAALPQDAQGYARMVLLFNGDDPDALALARSAWTDCKERGFDVTYWQADERGRWQRRN
- a CDS encoding leucyl aminopeptidase; its protein translation is MSDAIKVGFVPLSAAARGILVVFCDDSLKVGPATAKALGGAIELVKRAAIAAAFKGKTGAALDILAPEGVKATRLLVIGAGKAAGLKANDFLKFGGVAAGKLAAGAAAMTIMAELPSGAMTSEQAVAIASGLRLRAYKFDRYKTKKKDGEEGGSRADITLAVGDAAAAKKAFASAGHVVDGVIIARDLVNEPPNVLFPEEFARRASQLRKLGVKVEVLDVKAMQKLGMGALLGVGQGSARPSRTVIMRWDGGKKGEAPVSFVGKGVCFDTGGISIKPAGSMEDMKGDMGGAACVVGLMHALAARKAKVNVVGAIGLVENMPDGNAQRPGDIVTSMSGQTIEIINTDAEGRLVLADVLWYVAKKVKPKFMVDLATLTGAVVVALGTEHAGMFSNNDELAERLLAAGIESGDKVWRMPLGPEYDKLIDSQFADMKNTGGRHGGSITAAQFLQRFVDGTPWAHLDIAGTAMGAPKTDINQSWASGYGVRLLDRLVADHYERK
- the lptF gene encoding LPS export ABC transporter permease LptF; protein product: MGSIDRYIFRTTLASFALILVSLTGVIWITQALRGIDLMTSQGQTILTFLGITSLVVPALVLIISPIALMIAISHTLNKLATDSEIIVMNAAGLSPFRLFYPFFYATCVVALLVAFIAAYLAPDGMRRIKQWDAEITADVLTNILQPGRFAQLDKNLTIRIRERQPGGILAGIFIDDRRDPNERVSIVAEHGEVVKNETGSFLVLETGNLQRFEAGKRDPALVAFGRYGFDMSKFSNQGRDVTLGIRERYLWELLAPSDNDPVYKQIPGQFRSALHDSLLAPIYPFAFAVLTFAFLGAPRTTRQSRNFSIGTSVVAVFGLRMAGFACSVMAVKSPSPVLVQYAMVMGAIGVGLWMIIRGVVVEPPPGLMEAINRSNARIAQLFGRPATA
- the lptG gene encoding LPS export ABC transporter permease LptG is translated as MSMLTNTLGRYFAGRFVVAALGVFAGIFLLLVLVDYIEMVRKTSGLASASALMVAETSLFRVPQLLEKLTPFCMLIGAMTCYLALSRRLELVVARAAGISAWQFISPALGSALLIGVIATVAYNPMSANLRELSKRMEAELFGSAPGGGIQDASGFWLNQVTSDGQTIINAARSEQQGVRLTGLTLFRFDTDSHFKERIEAREATLESGHWLFKSVRRFSLDSPPIDQATMEIPTTLTEAQVRNSFSTPETVSFWQLPSYIRSSESSGFATAGYRLQYQKLLAQPFLLAAMVMLAASVSLRFFRMGGVQKMVLSGVGAGFLLYVLSKVTEDLSKAELMHPIAAAWLPVVVGGLTGFLALLYQEDG
- a CDS encoding LPS-assembly protein LptD; its protein translation is MTAVHRGPVSRLTRRIVMRANGFGLSLRRLMMAVAAVASLGALIDVAAVAPASAQSFTYNPLPPRPKPPKAANDNQMLVQATEVDYDYNNSRVSAVGNVQLFYNGTSVEADKVIYDQKTKRLHAEGNIRMTDADGKITYAEIMDLSDDYRDGFVDSLRVDTADQTRMAASRADRSSGNYTVFENGVYTACAPCKDDPKKPPLWQVKGARIIHDQQEKMLYFETAQIEFFGVPLAYMPYFSTPDPTVKRKSGFLMPGYVSGTTNTGYGVEVPYYWAIAPDMDATINPRFLSRQGVLLQGEFRQRLIDGAYQIRAYGIDQLDPGAFSGQPGDKQFRGAVDTKGQFALNDKWVWGWDGVLMSDYYFFSDYRLYQYRDPLGSFLLLPTEALSQLYLTGVGNRSFFDARTMYWLSYSGNQSQVPIVYPVIDYANVLNYPVFGGEFSYKTNFVNLSRDQAVFDPITTIANTNSLCTTASADPLARTPSQCLLRGFPGTYTRLTAEAQWRKSFTDPLGQIWTPFASLRADAINSSVSNQPGVSNYLPVGDTQAFRLMPTVGLEYRYPFINVQPWGSTTVEPIAQIIIRPNETYAGKLPNEDAQSMVFDASNLFSVDKFSGYDRVEGGGRANVGVQSTTQFDKGGAVKALFGQSYQLFGMNSFAVQDPINTGLNSGLDKPRSDYVASASYSPNSTYTFSVRSRMDEQTWNVQRFEAEGRANFNRWAVSVLYGNYAAQPELGYLTRREGILTSGSIKLATNWVVSGSARWDLEANKINQYVLGAGYVDDCFVLAANYVTSYSYSAGTAPPVLSHAFMFQIGLRTLATSSTTSSSAGLQ